TCATCGATTCCACAGCCTACTGGACAAACACCTACCATCTGGACGGATTCAGGTTCGACCTGATGGGGCTTCACGATATAGAGACCATGAATCTAGTGGCTGACAATCTAATGAATATTGACGATTCCATTCTTGTCTACGGAGAAGGCTGGACTGGCGGAAGCACACCGCTTTTAGAATCTATGAGGCTTGTAAAGGTCAATGCCGAATCAGCACCTAAGATCGGTGTGTTCAACGACGATGTCAGAGACGGTATAAAGGGTCATGTGTTTACAGATACTGAACCCGGCTTTGTCAACGGCGGGAAAGGTTTTGAAGAAAGCGTTAAATTCGGTGTGGTCGGTGCCATCCAGCACGATCAGATCAACAACATGGCCGTAATGTATGCAAAGGTGCCTTATGCCAGCTCACCGCTGCAATCCGTCAACTACGTGTCGGCACATGACAACTTGACACTTAGGGACAAACTGGCGGCTACCCTTCCTGATGCGACAGAGGACGAGTTAAAGTCCATGCAGATGCTCGCCAATGGAATCGTCCTAACCTCGCAGGGATTACCGTTTTTACACGCTGGCGTGGATTTCATGCGTACAAAAGATGGTGATGCCAACTCCTACAAATCACCAGATGCAGTCAACCAGCTAAACTGGAACGACAAAGACAAGTACAAGGACGTGTATGAGTTCTATAAGTCGATGATTGCCTTTAGAAAAGAACACCCCGCATTCAGCCTTGGCGATGCGGATCTAGTAAGAGAACACGTCGTCTTTTACGGTACTGAAGCTTTACCGCTTGAAGAGAAAAACGTAGTCGCTTTTCTGATCACAGATCACGCGGGTGGAGACGTGGCTGGCACGATCTTTGTCGCGTATAACGCGAATAGGACGCCTGTATCCATAGACTTACCTGCAGGTAAATGGTCGATGGATGTCTACGGAAGCGATATCGACAAAAAACCGATGAACGAATCCTTTAACGCGATCGATGTTCCTGCCATCGGCATGGTCGTACTGACATCACAAGAGGTGTTAAAGCCTCAGATAATTCAGGAGGATGAAACAGAAGAGTTACCATCAGATGGTGAGCCGATTCCAGAAGAAGAGGATAATACGGCGATCTACATCAACGTCGGACTACTTATGATCGCTGCTGTAGCAGGCGTTTGGTGGGTAAGAAAGAATAAGAAGAATTAGGAAATAATTAGACATAATTAAGACCTCAGGAGTGATTCTGAGGTCTTTTTACGCGTTTTGTCAAGAGAGGAATTATATTAAGTTTATCTTAAATAGAGTTGGAAGCATGGATTTTTAGTAAAATAGTATTGATGGCAAGGCATTCTATGAGCCACTAATAGGGAGCAGCATGAAGAAAAAACTACTGATGATAACACCAGAAAATAAGGAAATCAACGCTTTTAGAAAAAGGCAGTTCAATAATTTTGTTCAACTCACAATGCCCTATCTAGCTGCATATGTCGATGAAGACCAATATGAGATCACATTGGTGGATGAATACAATCAAAAAATTCCATATGAGAAGACGTTTGACCTGATAGCCATAACTGTAAATACACCCAATGCCATACACTGTTATGAAATGGCTAGGCGACTGATGGGGAATGGAAGCAAAATAGTGCTTGGTGGACCGCATGCCACATTGCTGCCGTTTGAAGCTCAGCAGTACTGCGATTTCATCTTAATTGGTGAAGGAGAAGAAATCTGGCCTAGGTTTTTAAACGATTTTTATCATGACAGGGCAAAAGAATCTTATGAATGCACTGAGACCCCTTCGCTGAGCAAGATTCCGGATGCAAGAAGGGACCTGATCACAGGACGCTATCTGACAAAAGGTGCGGTCTTCGCTTCAAGGGGCTGTACACACCACTGTGCGTACTGCAATCTTAAGCAGATCTACTGCAAGGAATACAGAACGCGGCCGATTGATGAAGTCATTAAAGAAATTGAACACATCAAAAGCAAGTATTTTGTTTTTTGGGACGACGACTTCTGGGGTGACACCGACCATGCAAAAAAGCTGATGGTCGAACTTATAAAGCTTAATAAGAAGTGGGCGGCACAAGTCACGCTAGATACCTGCATTGATGATTCACTATTAAAACTCGCCAAGGAATCCGGATGTATGTACTTGTTTTTAGGGATAGAATCATTTTCTACCCAAGGACTAACTAGTGTGAACAAGACCTTTAACCGAGTCGAAGATTACGAAGCAATTATTAAAAAAATCCACAATGCGGGCATTGCGATACAGGCTGGCATCATCTTCGGCTTTGACACGGATGACAAGGACGTTTTTAAAAGAACGCTTGAAGCATGCGAGAACCTAGGCATCGATGGAGCCACAGTCAGCATATTGACACCCTTTCCACGGACTCCGCTTCATAAGAAATTATTGGACGAGGGCAGACTAAAAGACGTAGACTGGAGCCACTACAATGCCAAAACCAGAGTGACTTATCTACCAAAAAATATGACTGAAGAGGAACTACTGGAAGGTTTCATGTGGTTTAGGAAAAAATTCTACTCCTTTGGGTCAATCATAAAGCGGCTTAAAGTGTCAAAAACCAATATAATTCATAATCTGATTATCAATATTGGATATAAGATTTCTAGGTGAGTTCAATTATCATTGGAGATTCATACTAAGCGATAGACCATGTATTAGTATTGGAATGTCACCGCTGTGTTTAGGAGTCTGATTTGAAGGGTAGAGGTTGTTTACAAGATGTTCATGTATAATCCATAGATTGATTTAGTGTGGCCTCACAGTTCATAGAAAGAGCAAAAATAACCATGGGGGTGATAGGGTGGAAAGGTTATTATTCAAGTTTAAACGTTTCTTTTTCAGTAAGAGAAAGCTGGTTCTATTCTACTTTATGGCTTTTTTAATTCCTATAGCTATTATCTTGATTGCATTCAATCGTTTGGAGGTTTATCCTTTTGGAGATAAGTCGCTTCTTTCCTTTGATTTTTGGGCACAGTATTTCCCAATGATGTCTCAGAAACACTTCAATAAACTGAACTTTATATCAAATGCTCATACTTGGAATGGTGCGATGGGGAATAATATATATGCCCAAAACGTCTATTACACTGCAAGTCCTTTAAATGCACTTCTTTTACTTGTTCAACGTGATTATTTGATTCAGGCCGTTGATTATATCATTCTTCTTAGGTATGGTTTGGCTTCTGTCACTTTTTTATTCTTTCTCAATGACAAGTACAAAAAAGTCAATGCTGCAATGGTAGCTGTAGCTATTACATATGCCTTATCATCCTATGCCTTGGCCTACATTCATCAACCGATGTGGCAAGATTCATATGTATTATTACCCTTGTTAGTAGTAGGATTGACAAGACTTGTACGTGAGAACAAGGTCTTGTTTTATATTGGGACATTAACACTAACCATTTATACGAACTTCTATATCGCTTTCAGTGTTTCAATATTTATAGCATTATACTTTGTGGTTCTCATGGTTATCAATTTGGAACAATTCGACCTGAACGAAGTGAAAGCAAAAGTAAAGATTTTTGGTGTTTCATCATTAATTTCAGGTGGATTGAATGCTTTTATGATTCTTCCAGTAGTGATAGCGGTGAATCAAACGATTCAGGGAACAGGTGGATTCCCAAAACCTATGCGGTTTTATGACTCTGCAGTAGATTACTTAAGTCATCTACTGCCTTATACTGAACTGACGAATCAAAGTGGGATTCCCAATATTTATAGTGGTACTTTAATTTTGATTTGCATACCTATTTATTTTACTTTAAGGAATATTAAGTTGAAGGAAAGGGTTGCACACGCAGCCTTGCTTTTAGTTTTGTATCTTTCTCTCAACTTAAATGTGCTCGACTATGTGTGGCACGGATTCCATATCCCAGATAATTTTGTTGGGAGATGGTCTTTTGTTTTTTCCTTTTTAGTTCTAATACTAGCGTATGAAGTAATTGAGCATATGTCATACATCGAAACAAGGGTACTGATCATTATCTACATAAATAGCATAATTGTACTGAGCATATTCCATGAAATACGTGAGAGTTTAAAAATACAAGCTAAATCTGTCTTGATGACGGCAGTGATAATTACTCTTTTTGTGATCCTATTCCTGTCTAGCAGGTTCTTCATATTCAACAACAAAAAAAAGAGTGTGCAACTACTTATCGCTCTACTCATTATTACGAATCAAACGCGTATAACTCCTGATCTATTGGAAAGAGATGGACATACTAGTGGTATTGAATTATATAATCGGAATAATGAGTCAATGAGCATTATAAGAAACTTATATGATGATGAAGAAGAATTCTATCGAATGGAGATGGCTGATATGTGGACATTTAACCCCTCTCAGTTATATCAATACAAAGGGATTACCATGTATACTTCCATGATGCGCGGGGATGCTTACGAGTTTTTCAAGAAATATGGTAATGGAAATTATGGCTATAATAAAAGTAGTATATTTTATGAACCCTACTCACCTGTGTTTAATTCTTTGATGGGAATTAAGTATATAACGAAAAGAGATGGCGTTTTTGATGCGCCTTACTTTGAAAAGATTTATCATATTGGAACAACAACTGTCTATAAGAACAATAGGGTTCTTCCGGTAGCGTTTATGATGCATAAATCAAAATTTAATCTCCAGACCTCAGAGCTCTACCATCTTGAAAATCAAAATAAATTGATTAGATATTTGGCAGATATCGAAGAAGATGTTTTTGAGAGAATTGAGTTTGATACGACTGAGGTTGTAAATGCAGAAGTTGACACTGAGTTAGCTTGGGAATCCAATTACTATACAAGGG
The Fusibacter sp. A1 DNA segment above includes these coding regions:
- a CDS encoding B12-binding domain-containing radical SAM protein; this translates as MKKKLLMITPENKEINAFRKRQFNNFVQLTMPYLAAYVDEDQYEITLVDEYNQKIPYEKTFDLIAITVNTPNAIHCYEMARRLMGNGSKIVLGGPHATLLPFEAQQYCDFILIGEGEEIWPRFLNDFYHDRAKESYECTETPSLSKIPDARRDLITGRYLTKGAVFASRGCTHHCAYCNLKQIYCKEYRTRPIDEVIKEIEHIKSKYFVFWDDDFWGDTDHAKKLMVELIKLNKKWAAQVTLDTCIDDSLLKLAKESGCMYLFLGIESFSTQGLTSVNKTFNRVEDYEAIIKKIHNAGIAIQAGIIFGFDTDDKDVFKRTLEACENLGIDGATVSILTPFPRTPLHKKLLDEGRLKDVDWSHYNAKTRVTYLPKNMTEEELLEGFMWFRKKFYSFGSIIKRLKVSKTNIIHNLIINIGYKISR
- a CDS encoding YfhO family protein produces the protein MERLLFKFKRFFFSKRKLVLFYFMAFLIPIAIILIAFNRLEVYPFGDKSLLSFDFWAQYFPMMSQKHFNKLNFISNAHTWNGAMGNNIYAQNVYYTASPLNALLLLVQRDYLIQAVDYIILLRYGLASVTFLFFLNDKYKKVNAAMVAVAITYALSSYALAYIHQPMWQDSYVLLPLLVVGLTRLVRENKVLFYIGTLTLTIYTNFYIAFSVSIFIALYFVVLMVINLEQFDLNEVKAKVKIFGVSSLISGGLNAFMILPVVIAVNQTIQGTGGFPKPMRFYDSAVDYLSHLLPYTELTNQSGIPNIYSGTLILICIPIYFTLRNIKLKERVAHAALLLVLYLSLNLNVLDYVWHGFHIPDNFVGRWSFVFSFLVLILAYEVIEHMSYIETRVLIIIYINSIIVLSIFHEIRESLKIQAKSVLMTAVIITLFVILFLSSRFFIFNNKKKSVQLLIALLIITNQTRITPDLLERDGHTSGIELYNRNNESMSIIRNLYDDEEEFYRMEMADMWTFNPSQLYQYKGITMYTSMMRGDAYEFFKKYGNGNYGYNKSSIFYEPYSPVFNSLMGIKYITKRDGVFDAPYFEKIYHIGTTTVYKNNRVLPVAFMMHKSKFNLQTSELYHLENQNKLIRYLADIEEDVFERIEFDTTEVVNAEVDTELAWESNYYTRVDQSQPIVFNYVYSPRDGEYLYLDDNFRAGKITVTIGEEVHTEDISFNQYIYLGEQDEGVPVNISIEVDNINLGLYGIHLYKYNLEALEGAFNKLMETPAQNIHYDESSLNFTIDARKSGILYTSVPADEGWRVKIDGEVVKPIIIDNYLIGLIMPAGKHTVEMSYWVPGLLEGGIISLLSMIGFLFFMRHLLSHKANEGVELVVSLEELDN